Part of the Sphingopyxis sp. 113P3 genome, CGCAGCACGATGACTGCGACGCCCAGCATGGAGAGGGTTACGCCGACGATCTGCAAAGCCGACGCGCGGTTACCGAAAAAGAGGCGATTGAACAGGAGGACGAGCGCCGGGATCGCCGCCTGAAGCAAAAGCCCGTTACTGGCGGTGGTGAATTGGAGGCCCGAATAGATGAAGGCATTGAAGGCCGCCACACCCGTCAGGCCAAGCAGCAGGACCGCCTTCCAGTGCGACAGGAGCCGTTGCCGATCGGCGCGCAAATGCCGCCAGGCAAAAGGCAGAAGGATCGCAAGCGCACCGCTCCACCTGACCAACGCCAAGGTAAATGGCGGAATGACACCGTGCACCGCTCGCCCGACAATGAAATTGCCCGACCAGAACAGGATCACGATGCAGAGCGTGGCGTAAGACCAGAGATCCATACCACTCGCCGGGGATCGATTCATATGCATGGCTGGCCCCGCATGTCAGACCAGACCGCGTGCGGCGCTGCCCCCGGCAGTCGTTAGCATGGTAGCGATATCGCGAAGCGCCTGTTCAAGAGCATCGCGCGAGCGCAGGCCGCCAAGGCACAGGCGAACCCCAGAGGGCGCCACGGCATCGACAATCGGCCCGTCGGGCGGCGTTAGCGCGATGGAGGCGCGCAAGGCGCGGGCGCTCAGCCGTTCGGCATCGAGCATGGGCATCGGCATCCAAACGTGGAGGCTGCGTCCTGCCCCCGGCACTGCCATCGCCTTGCCGAGGATCGACGATGCCAACTGCGTCCTCGCCTCGCTTTCGGTGATTACATCATCGGCGATCCTGTCGGCCGTTCCGTCCTGTTCCCACTGGCTGAAGACAAGACCGCCCAGCGAGGGTGGGCTGTAGCCAAAGGCCCGGATGCCCAGCAACAGTCGATCGCGAATATCTTCATTATCAGGCGGCAACAGGAAACCGAGCCGCAGGCCGGGCGCGACCGCCTTGGAAACGCCCGCGACCATCAACGTCCGTTCCGGCGCGAGATCCGCAAAGCAGTCCGCCGCTCCGGCATCGGCGAAGACGCGATAGGCATCGTCCTCGACGATCATCAGATCATGGGCACGGGCGACCTCGATGATTTCAGCGCGGCGCGCGGCATCGAGGCTGATCGTGGTCGGGTTTTGCAAGGTCGGGATTACAACTAGGACCTTGGCGCCAGTCTCCCCGGCGCAGCGGGAGAGCGCTTCGGGATCGATGCCGCGCGCATCCATGGCAACGCCCTGCAGGCGGTAGCCCGCATGGTCGGCCAGTGTCCGGATGCCGGGATAAGTCGCGGCTTCGCACAGGATCGTATCGCCGGGCCGCGCCAGCGCCGCGAAAGCAAGTGCAAGGCCATGCTGCCCGCCATTGCACTGAATGACCCGATCTGCCGTCGCGCGCGTCACGCCATGACGGCGCTTGAGCCAGGATGCCCCGGCCTCGCGGATCGAGGCCAAGCCTTCGGGCGGCGCATAGTTCACCGCAGTGCCAAGATCGGCGCGCTGGCGCACGCGGGACAGCCCCTCCCCGATCCAGCGCTCGGCAGGATCGAGCGGCGGCACATTATGCGCCATGTCTAGCGGGCCGGTGTCATGTGGCGCGGCATGCGGTCTTGCCCGGTCAGCGACGAAAGAACCCCGGCCCACATGGCTGGAAATGAACCCCCGCCGCTCCGCCTCGATATAGGCCCGGCTGACCGTGCCGACACTCAGGGACAGGCGGTGCGCCAGATCGCGCTGCGGTGGCAAACGGTCGCCGGGCACAAGGCGGCCATCGCGCACATCGCCCTCCAGCGCGGTCACGAGACGCTCGTACACCGGCGCGCTGCCCTTTGAGATATCCGGCTGCCAGTCCTTCATTGCCATTCCCGATCTATATTGAACCGGTTCAATATCACGTTTGACTCATAGTTCAATGATGATCATCCAGCTTCGCAGGAGAACATTATGGATACGAGTCTGCTTGCCCCGCTTGCGCTGTACAGTTTCGTCTGCACGGCCACGCCCGGCCCCAACAACATCATGCTCGCCTCGTCGGGGCTGGTTTTCGGATTCCGCCGGACCATCCCGCACATCTTCGGGATCAATTTCGGCTGTGCGCTCATGCTGGTGCTCAGCGGGCTGGGTCTGGGTGCGCTGTTCGAGGCATGGCCGGTGCTGCGCTGGGCAGTGCGGATCTTCGGTGCTGTCTATCTTGCCTGGCTGGCGGTGAAACTGTGGCAATCGGAAGGCGTCGAACGCCGCGAGGGCGCGCATCCGCTGACTTTCTTTCAGGCGGCTGCCTTCCAATTCGTCAATCCGAAGGCCTGGGCGATCACCATGCCCGCCATCGCCAGCTTTACCGTGCCCGGCCGGCCGCTCGCCCTGCAGCTCGGCGTTATCGTCGCAGCCTTCGTGTTGGTCGGCCTGCCTTCCATCGCAACCTGGGCGGCGATGGGCGCGGGGGCCCGCGAACTGCTGGAAAGCCGCAAGGGCATGATCGTGTTCGTGCGCGTGATGGCGGTTCTGACCGCGCTCACCGCCCTGCTGTTTCTGATCTGAAGGACAACGCAATGAACCGGGAAGACATGGAGATGTTCGCGGCGAACTGGATCGCCAACTGGAACGCGCGTGATCTCGACGCCATTCTGGCGCACTTTGCCGAGAAGGCGCGCTTCATCAGCCCCCTCGCAGCTGAGGTGACGGGGTCGCCGGTTATCGAAGGCAAGGCGGCCTTGCGCGCCTATTGGTCAAAGGCGCTGGAGGCTTCGTCCGATCTGCATTTCACCCTGATCGCTGCCGTCTGCGATATCGAACGCCAGGTGCTCGGCGTCCACTATGTGGCCCGGCGCAACGGCAAGGCGCGTCGCGCGCTGGAAACCATGCGCTTCGTGGACGACCGTCAGGTTGAAGGCGAGAGCTTCTACAGCGCTCAGGAACTGTCACTGAGCCAATGACCGGGCTGCGAGCGGGATCGCTGGTTCTCCTGAAGTCGGTAAGGACGATGTGTTGATGACGGTTTATGCAATCGGGCAGATTTCGATTCACGACCGGGCGCGCTACAATCGGTATGCTACCGCCTTCTCGGCGACGTTGACGCCCTATGGCGGATCGCTTCGGCTTCATCCAATTCACACAGCCGATACGCGTTCGCGCGTGGTGCCGCCAGTGCTTGCATCGGCCAATGGATCGCTTGCCATGAACGGCACGATGAACGAATCCAGTTCGTTGAACCCGTCGAAAGTCAGAACGGCTATCTGCATGTCTCTCTCGATATGGAAATGGCGCTATCGCTGCGCGGGATGGAAGGCGATGCGCAGGCCCAGCGCGATGAGCACGCCGCCGGTCAGGCCATCGAGCCAGCGCGCTACGGCCCCTTGCGCAAACCAGTGCCGCAGCGGACGGCTGCCAAGGATCAGGAGCGCGAACCAGGCCATGCCAAGCGTGGCATGAAGCGCCGCCAGCAACAGGCTGAAGCCAAGTACCGATGCTCCCGCCGGTACGAACTGCGGCAGGAAGCTCACATAGAAGACACCCATCTTGGGATTGAGCAGATTGGTGAGCAGGCCCTTCATGAACCAGTTGCCCGATCGTGATGGAGCGGATGGCAATGCCGGACTTGCTGCATCGGAGGGCGCGCGCGATTTGAGTGCCGCGCGAACCATACCCAGCCCCAGCCATAGCAAATAGGCCGCGCCTGCATATTGCAGGATCGTGTAGAGCGTGCCTGACAGCGCGAGCAACGCGCCAAGCCCCAGCGCCACCACCAGTCCCCAGGCAAGAACGCCCGCAATCACGCCTGCCGCCGCCGCGAGAGCCTGACGCGGCCCCTCGACGGCGAGCGTGCGCAGGACCAGTGCCATGTCGAGCCCGGGCGTGACGACAAGAAGCCCGGCGGCCAGCGTGAACCCGGCAAGCGCAGTCCAGATGGTCATGCTCCATTCCCTTCGATTTCAGCGAGAAATGAAGTGAGGATATCCCGGCCCTCCGGCCAATCGCCCAGATTGCTGCCCGCGTTGATATGGCCGAGCGGACCCAGCGCGATCAGCCGCGAACCCCATTGCCGGGCGCGTCGTTTGCTGTAATCGACCGTCCTATAAGGATCGTCCGCGCTGGCGACGATCAGGCTGGGAAACGGCAGCGGCTGCTCCGGTACTTGCGCGAAAGACCGCGCTTCATCCGGAAACACCTGTCCAGCGGGGTCGGGCACGGCGACCAGCATCGCGCCGGCTACCGGAGTTCCCCGCGCGGCCGCCCAATGCGCCACCAGCAGGCAGGCCAGGCTATGCGCGACCAGAATGGACGGGCGGTCCAGGGCCTCCACCGCCCGATCCAGCGCCTCGCACCAGTCGGCAAGTTCCGGTCGGTCCCAATCGGATGGTGCGAAGCGGGTCATGTCGGGATCGTTCCGCTCCCAATGGCTTTGCCAATGGTCCGGTCCCGAACCGCCTATGCCGGGAAGCAAGAGCACAGGGAGCGTCATGGCCGTGCCGTTTCCATGCGCATGAGTGTCTGCTGGCCGGAAGCACATAGCACCTCCTCTCCCTCACGCATTGCATGAACCTTGAGATCGCAGACCGTCAGCGCGCGGCCGGCGCGCAGCACTTCACCCGTGGCGCGCAGGCGTTCTCCCGCCGCCGGGCGGATAAGATTGAGCTTGTATTCGACTGTCAGGACATCCTCGCCATCCCCGAAGATCGAATAGGCCGCATAACCGCCCGCCACGTCGGCAATCGCACCAACCACGCCGCCATGAAGGAAGCCGTTCTGCTGGCAAAGATCAGCCCGGAACGGCAGATCGAGAACCACCTTGCCATGGCTGGCGTGGATCACCTCGGCCCCGATCAGCCCCATGAAGCTCTGACGCGAGAAGCTCGCGCGAACGCGTTCGAGCAGAAGCGGGTCATTGGCCCCGCTCATGATTCTGTCCTCCGGGGCACGCCATAATCAAGAGTGCCGAGGCGTTGCATCTCAGCCGTCTGGAACAGTTTGGGATCGGCCAGATAATCGCGCACCATGTCCAGCGTATCGAAGCCCCAGAATAGTTCCTCGCCGATCGCGAGAGTGGGCACGCCAAACACGCCATGCGCGATCGCCGCCTCGGTGTTGGCGCGGAGTCCCTCCTTTACATCCGCGCTTGCGATCCTGTCCTGCACATCGGAAAGACCAAGTTCACCGCCAAGCATCTCCAGTTCGGCACCATCGGTCAGATCCCGGCCTTGCGCAAACACCGCCCCGAACACGGCATCGACGGCATCCGCGCGGGCATCGAGCGCAATTAGCAGTCGCAGGGCCTCGACCGAACGAAATGGATGCGTATCGGGAAAGCGCAGCACGATACCGTTCCTGTCAGCAAGCCATTGGGACATACGATAGGTCTGCGCCCGCTTGGGCGGCACTTCCGCTGGGCCGATCAGGCCCCAGTGGTTGAGCAGCGCCCCCAGCAGCACCGGGACCGGGCGTATCTCCAGTCCGAAATCGTCTTCACGCAGGCGCTTCCACATCAGGAAGGCGAAGGGCGAGACGGGATCGAAATAGAAATTGGCCGGGGTCTTCGTGCTCATCTGGTTGCTCCTTGGGCCTCATCATTGTATCAAATTATGAGTCGATCAAATCAAACATTGTATTGGTTCAATCATGGCCGTTACCACGTCCCCCGTTCTTCATCTCGATGCCCTGGAGCTGCAAACACAGGCGCACGGCGATCTCTACGAAGCGCGTACAGCCTCCTTCGCTTCGCCGCTGGGTGCGCACATGCTGGGCGGAAGGCTGTTTGTGGTGCCGCCGGGAAAGCGGGCGTGGCCCTTTCACGGCCATCACGCGAATGAGGAACTGTTCGTGATCCTCTCCGGCAGCGGCCGCCTGCGCTATTCCGATGGCGACCATGCGTTGCGGGCAGGCGATGTCGCTCTGTGCCCGGCCAGCGGAGCGGCAAGTGCGCCAGATCATCAACACCGGCGATACGGACCTGCGCTATCTCGCCATCAGCACGATGAACGAGCCCGACGTTATCGACTATCCCGACAGCGGCAAGTTCGCGGTCATGGCAGGCGTCGCGCCCGGCGGCGACAAGGCGAGCCGGTCGGTGGACCATGTCGGGCGCTATGCCGATGCGGCAACCTACTGGGACGATGAGACATGACCGGGCGGCTCTCCACCGCCTCCGGCGAGTGCATCGCCACGCCGCCCGCGCTGCTCCTGCCGCCGGGCAAGCTGGTTGATCCCGGCGACCCGGAATGGGCCGCATTTGCGCGGAGTTGGGATGATCTGCCGCGCGACACATGGATGGCCGACGGCGGCACCTATCGCCGCAGACGCTATGCCGCCTTTGAGGTAACAGACAGGAAATGCACGCGTTTGCCGCATCGGCCGCATTACCAGGAGCGCGATCACAATCCATTGAATGGCGGCGTCGAACGCTGGTTCGCGCCAATGGCCGAAGCGCAAACCGGATCGCCGCTGTTTCAGGCGCTGGTGTTGGGCACTGCCTCACTTATCGCGAATACAAGCCCACAAGGTCCGAACTCCTGGGCGGTCGAGGCGCATCAATTTCGCATCGAAGCGCTGTCAGGACGGCCCGGCCTCCCCACGCCGGAGGGCATGCATCATGACGGGCGCGACTGGGTGCTGATCCTGCTTGTCGGCCGCAGTAACTACACTGGCGGCGAGAGCAGCGTCGAGGATGGCTCCGATACTTGCATCCTCGAACATCGGCTAACCCGTCCCGGCGAAGCACTGCTGCTGGATGACCGTACCGTCCGCCACAGCACAAAGCCGATCGAGTCCGCGATACCGGGCGCCCCAGCATGGCGGGACACGCTGGTTCTCACCTTCGCGCAAGCGCGGGAAAGTTGAGGGACGAGATGGACCGCTTCTTCGTCATAACCGGCGGACCGGGATCGGGCAAAGGCAGAGACAAACGCATCCGTCTCAACCAAAATCGGTTGAGACGGACACTGCGCGCCACTCGTTGAGTATAACAGCGTCGGAGGCGTGTTTGGCTTCGATTGCCGCGACCGTATCGCTTCCAAGTGGCAGGCGGACGGGCGGGTTCGGCGCATCGGCGAAGTCGACGATCACACGGGCCAGCCTGTCGGGGTCGCCGGGCTGGGTGTGGTTGAGGCCCGCCGCGCGACTCCTGACAGCGCCGGCGGTTTCCGCATAGTCGGGAATCGGATCAGCGCTGACGCTGAGCGAGGTGGCGTCGAGAAAGTCGGTGCGGAAATAGCCCGGCTCGATCACCGTCACATGGATACCGAGCGGCGCCAGTTCAGCATGGAGCGATTCCGACAGTCCCTCGACCGCGAACTTGGTCGAGCTGTAGACCCCAAACCCCGGTCCGCCGCGATAACCGCCGATCGAGGAGATATTGAGGATGCGCCCTGACCGCGCCGCGCGCATATGGGGCAGCACCGCGCGAGTGACGGCAAGCAAGCCAAAAACATTGGTGCGGTATACCGCTTCCACCTCCGCCGCCGTCGCCTCCTCCACCGCGCCCAGCAGACCGAACCCGGCATTGTTGAGCAGCACGTCGATCCGACCGAAGCGTTCCATGGCAGCCTGTGCGGCGGCTTTCGCCTGTGCCTCGTCCGTGACGTCGAGCGCGGCGGCGAGCAGATTGGGGTGATCCCCAAGCCGTTCGGTGATCGCCTTGGGATTGCGGGCGGTGGCGACCACATTGTCGCCCTGCGTCAGCGCGAGTTCGGCGATACGAGCACCAAAGCCCCGCGACGCGCCGGTGATGAACCATGTCTTCATGATGAAATCCTTTCGCGTATAGTCAGTTGGCCGGCACGGGTTCGACGCGCGACCAGAGATCGTTGAATGCGATGGCATCGAAAAAGGCCGATGCGCGCACGATCCGCCCGGCCCGCATGTCGAGGAACCAAGCGTATGTGTTGACGTAAGGCTCGCCGTCGCGGGCAGTGGCGCGTGCGTCGAAGAATACCACCACAGTGTCTCCGTCGGCATAAAGGCTGCGAACGGCGGGCTTCAGCGGCGTCTTCATCCGCGCGTTGAACGGGCGGATGACTTCGCGCATGAAGTCCTCCCGCGTGGGATAGGTTTTCGAAGCGACACTGTTGCCCTCGATCGTCCAGCGGGCGTCGTCCGCCAGCAGGTCGAACGGGCCGCCGGTGCCAGCGCGCCAGGCGTCGAAGCTGGCACCGATCACGGCCTTGTTGCGCTCTTCGGTTTCGGTGAGGGTCTGTGCCTGCGCTTCGGGCTGAAGCGCCATCAGGGCCAGCGCGGTCGCGCCGACGCCAAGCGCCGCATTGTAGATGCGGCTTGTGCGGGATTTCAAAGCGGTGAGCATGATGAAACTCCTTGATGGGGGAAGAAGGGAGCGGCGCTCCGGGCAAGGAGCACCGCTCAGGCGGGGGATCAGATGCGGTTTTCCCAGGCGTCGAGCTGGTGCTGTTTGAGCATGTCCTCGATGGCCTTGGGGCAGACGTTGCGGAACTTGCCTTCGTCCGCCGGGACGATCTCGATCATGCGATCGATCATCTCCTGCGGGTCCATCCGGCCCTCGGGCGTGGCGAAGAAATCGTCGAAGCCCTTGCGCAGATCGGCACGCTTGGTGAAGTTCACATTGTCGTCGAGCCAGCGGAACGGATTGTCGGCCATCGTCTCGTTGTAGCCGGTGTAATAGGCGCCCGGATTGATGGTCTGGACCTTGATGCCGTAAGCGCGAAGCTCCTGCTGCATCGCCTCCGCGAACGCCTCGAGGGCGTGCTTGGTGGAGACATAGGTGCCCCAGTTCGCCGGGGTGAACAGGCCGCCCATCGAGGAGGTGTAGACTACCTTCTTGCCCTGCGCCTTACCTTCGCGGACCCAGCGCTGGACGACGCCCTGCGTCAGCTCGAGCGGCAAGAAGACGTTCACTTCATAGTTCCTGCGAACGATATCGACGGGGATTTCCCACACCGGGCCGGGTTCGCCCATGCCGGCATTGTTCCACAGCACGTCAAAGTCCCACTTGAACGCCTGTTTGATGTCATAGGGATCGGTGAGGTCGAGCCGCTCGACACGGATCTTGTCGGACAGCCCCAGCGCTTCGACTTCCTCGCGCAGCGGCGTGACCTGCGAGGAGACCTGCGCCGTGGCGATGATATTATGCCCGTTGCGGGCCATGCCGATGGCAGCAGCCTTGCCAAAGCCCGTGGCGCCGCCGGTGATGAGGATGGTCTTGGTCGTCATGATGAATATCCTTTCAAGGTCTTGAGTGCATTGAGATCTGTTGGTGAGTAATCAGCTGCCGATCGCCGCCGCAGCGGCCTCTGCTATGGCGAGATCCTGCGCGACCGCGCCGCCGGAGACCCCGACCGCGCCGATCAACGTGCCTTGGGCGTCCCGGATAGGGAGGCCGCCGGCGAAGACGACGAGGCCGCCATTGCTGTTCTCCAGCCCCGGCGAGGTGCCGCCGGTCTTGCAGAACTCGCCGACATCCTGTGTCGCCATGCCGAAGAGCGCCGATGTGCGGGCCTTGCCGATGGCGATGTCGATGGAGCCGAGCAGCGCTCCGTCCATCCGGCTGAACGCCTTCAGGTGGACGGCGCCGTCGAGAACCGCAATGTTCGCGGCAACGCCGATTTCAGAAGCCCGGGCCTCGCCGGCGGCGATGACTGTCCGGGCCTGGTCGATGGTAATCATGCCAGTTCTCCTGCCTTCGAGGATCGGGACGGAGAGGAAGTTCCCCGTTCCGATAAGACAGGTTTAGGCGGCGGCGATGCGGGGGTATTTCCACATCCTGCGGAGCGATGCGCAGATATTGCTGAAGTAAATGTCCTGCGAACCTGTGGTACGAATTACCGGCGATGCTGCTCGCGGTATTGACCGGGCGTCAGGCCGGTCGCCTTGCGGAACACACGGATGAAGTTCGCCTGCGAGCCGAAGCCGGTATCGAGCGCGATTTCCACAAGCGAACTATGATGGAGCGCCAGCTTCTCGCGCGCGGCCTGCACGCGCCGCTCGGTGACATAACGGTGCGGTGTCAGGCCGGTTGCCTCACGAAACAGACGCGAGAAGTGAAACGGACTGAGAAATGCCTCCGCCGCAAGATCGTCAAGCGAAAGGTCGTCGGCTAGCCGCGCCTCGATGAAATCGAGCACGCGCGCGAGGCGTCGCGGCTCCAGCGAGGGGGCGCGGCTCGGCGGCCGCCAGCGGTCCGCCGCATAGTGCCCAAGCAGATGCCCGGCGAGCGCCGCCTGCATTCCGTCGACGAACAGCCGGTCGGTCGACTGCACCTCGCGGCCGAGCATCGAACGGAACGCCATCCCGATCTGATGCAGCATCGGATCGGCAAAGCCTCCGGCATAGGCGAGACGCACCTTGTCGGGATCGAGATCGTAATCAGCGAGCGCGCTGTGATCGATCAGCGTGGAGGGCAGATAGAGATGCAGGCATTCCATCGAGCCGGTGAGTTCAATACGGCTTTCCTCCGTGCCCACCGGCACGATCCAGCCCATGCCGGGCTGAGCGAAGACCTCCTGCGTCTGCCCGTCGCCCGTGCGACTGACTCCCGCCCGGCCCGAAAGCATCAGCACTACCTCCGTGCATTGCGGCGTCAGTGCCGCCTGCTCGCCGGGTTGCAGCAACCGATGCTCCACGCGCAATGTCGGCCAGTCCACCGCATCGCTGAGCGGCTGGCTCGACAGATATTTGATGTCCCCATGCGCCTGCAAAACCATGCCGCACCTCAGCGCAATTTTAACTCAATATAGAAAACGCGCAATAATGCTGAGATAGTGGTCGTTCCGGAGCATAAAGGGTCGTCGTATCCTTTGTGACTTCGACGAAGGGATCGTGGCGCATCGTCGTCCAGTCAAGCAGACCCGGCACCTTCCATCGCGTGTCGCCCGTCCCGTTGCCGGCGATCTTCATGACCGCGGAAACCAGCTCATGATCCCAGATGCGGCCATAGTCCGGCCCGGTCACGGCGCGCAGCTCGGTTCGCCCGTCTCCGGTCTCGAGGGTCTTCACCAGTTCGCCGCGATGCGCGAGCAAGCCGTGCTGCATGTTGATCCCCGCCAGGGCCGCAGGCAGCTGGCGCAAATATCCCGCGGGTGCGCCCACGAGACTGCAGAGCTGGCCGAACGACCAGTGCGTGGGAGCCACGGGCTCGGGCCGTTCGGGCAGGATGAGGCTCAGGCGCTCGGGATTGTCGGCAGCCGCTTCGACGCGGATCGCGCGTGTTTCGACCGTGCGCGCCGTTGCCGCCTCGGCGCGCGCCCGGACAGTTTCATAAAGGTCGCCGAGTGACAGGAACCGTTCGTCGTCAGGGCGCGAAAACCATTCCGAAGAAACGCGGCCGATCCGCTGTCCGCGCGAGATGTCGACCTTATAGCCCTGGGGTTTGCCGGCGGATTGGCTCGGGCTGGGAAATGTCATGGCTGTTCTCCACGACGGGTCCGGGAGCCTCTCTCCCGGCAAATGCCCGTCACGGCATGCCGCAGGCCCTCTCCCTCTCCAGCGAAAAGCGGGAGCGCGGCGCAACGCTCGCCCGCCAGCTCAACTGTTCAAGGCCATTTCATTCCAAAAAATGCCCGTTTGAAACAATCCCCGACCATCCAACCTGCCCATCAAGATCATATGATGGAGTATGATTTTGACCTGATCGTAATTGGAGCTGGCTCGGGCGGGGTCCGCGCGGCGCGTGTCGCGGCAGCCCATGGCGCCAACGTGGCTGTTGCGGAGGAACATCGCGTCGGCGGCACCTGCGTGATCCGCGGCTGCGTGCCCAAGAAGATGTTGGTCTATGGCTCGCATTTCGCCGAAGATGTGCGCGATGCCGCACATTATGGCTGGAATCTAGGCGAGACGAGCTTCGAATGGGAGACGCTGCGCGACAATATCAATGCCGATGTGGATCGGCTTGAGGGTCTCTATACCAACACGCTCGACAACAATGATGTGGAGCTTTTCCGCGAGCGCGCTACCATCTCCGGGCCGAACAAGGTGATGCTCCAGAGCGGCCGCGAGGTGAGTTCCCGATATATTCTCGTTGCGACCGGTGCGTGGCCTATGGTGCCCAAGGTACCGGGGGCCGAGTTAGGCATTACCTCCAACGAGGTCTTCTATCTCGAGAAACTGCCCCGGCGCGTTATGATCGCTGGCGCCGGCTATATCGCCAACGAATTTGCGGGCATCTTCCATGCGCTGGGCTGCCACGTAACGGTGGTCAACCGCTCGGACCAGATCCTGCGCGGTTACGATGAGCAAATTCGCGACCGGCTGCTCCAAATCTCCACCCAGAAGGGAATCGAGTTCATCTTCAACGCCAACTTCGAGAGAATCGAAAAGAAGGACGACGAAACGCTCCGCGTTCATTTTGACGAGCACCCCGGTTGCGACACCGACCTTCTGCTGTTCGCAATCGGCCGCAGCCCGAAAATCGAAGGGCTTGGCCTCGAGGAGGCCGGAGTGAAAATCGACGACAAGGGCGCAATTATGGTCGACGCCGATTACCGTTCGTCGGTGCCGTCGATCTTCGCGATTGGCGATGTCACCAATCGGGTGCAATTGACCCCCGTCGCGATCCGCGAGGGCCAGGCCTTCGCAGATGCTATCTTCGGCAACAAGCCGACCCGAGTCGACTATGCGACGATCCCGAGCGCGGTTTTCTCCAGTCCACCAATGGCGGGTGTCGGGTTTACCGAGCGCGAAGCGCGCGAACAGTTCGGCGCGGTGAAAATCTACACCTCGGATTTCAGGCCGATGCGCAATGTCCTCGCCGGGCGACAGGAACGATCACTCTACAAACTGGTCGTCCATGCCGAAACCGACGTCGTCCTGGGCATTCACATGATCAGCCCCGACGCCCCCGAAATCCTGCAAGCGGCCGCGATTGCGGTGAAAGCACGACTCACCAAGGCACAGTTCGACGAGACTATCGCGCTTCACCCTTCGATGGCCGAGGAGTTGGTACTTATGCGGTGAACTTGGCGTCGTTGTTTCAGCACGTCGACTTCGAAACTCGCCGGTCCAACCCGAAACGAAGCGCTCCAACGGGCGCGCCTCACACAGCGGACAAATCAATTTCATCCCGGGCTTGAATCACGATACTTCTTGAGTTACATGATAGGAGACCCGCTGTCGGAGCCTGTCATGAGTGAGGAAACCTTTGATGAAACTCTATGAGATGGAATTTGGCGTCTATCCGCGCCGTGTGAGCATTTACCTCGCCGAGAAAGGGATAACGGATGTCGAACGTTCGCCCTTCGACCTGAGCCAGGGCTGGCCGCCCAAAGACATGCCGAAGCTGTCGTCGCTCGGCACCGTGCCGATCCTGCAAGTCGATCAGGACATCATCATCCGGTCATCGATTGCGATCCTCGAGTATCTCGAGGAACGCTACCCGACGCCTCCCATGATCGGGGGCACGCTGGCCGAAAAGGCCCGCACGCGAGAATTCGTCGCCCTCGCAGACGAGGCGACCACCATGTTCAGCTTCTGGGTTCGCAAGGCCAGCCCCCTCTTCACTGGCCGGGAGGAGCTCAATCGCGATGCGGCCCGGCTTGGCGCAGAATGGTATTATCGCCGGCTCCGGGAAATCGACATGCTGATGTCCGAGAAGGAATGCGAATTCCTCGTTGGGAATGCTCCCACGATTGCCGACTGCATCACCTATTCGACGATTCAATTCGCTCACGATCTGTATGATGTACCCTATCCCGACGATGCGCCGCGTCTCATGGATTGGTTCCATCGGTTCGCAGCCCGCCCGAGTGCGACGAGCGTGCCCTTTCCGGCCGATCTTCGGGCCGCGACGCAGGGCTTGCCCGCTCTGACCTGGGAAGACTGAAAGATGGACGTCGCGATCGAAGCGGCGCGCCGCCAAATTGAGAGCGCCGTCCATCATCATGATAAGAGGCCATATGTCCGTGCGTTTCACGACGCGACGACAAACGCATTCAGCTATGTCGTCCATGACCCTGTGAGCCGGAAGGGCGCTGTGATCGACCCCGTTATGGGATTCGATCCAG contains:
- a CDS encoding glutathione S-transferase family protein, encoding MKLYEMEFGVYPRRVSIYLAEKGITDVERSPFDLSQGWPPKDMPKLSSLGTVPILQVDQDIIIRSSIAILEYLEERYPTPPMIGGTLAEKARTREFVALADEATTMFSFWVRKASPLFTGREELNRDAARLGAEWYYRRLREIDMLMSEKECEFLVGNAPTIADCITYSTIQFAHDLYDVPYPDDAPRLMDWFHRFAARPSATSVPFPADLRAATQGLPALTWED